The following nucleotide sequence is from Mytilus trossulus isolate FHL-02 chromosome 9, PNRI_Mtr1.1.1.hap1, whole genome shotgun sequence.
GGTTACAATGTTTAAGTGATTTAATTTTACAACATGCTAGGCCGAAATTAACCTGACTGATCCCTTCGTATActtcactatatattttattctcttCAGCGAATCAACTTATTTCAGGTTTTGGTGGTTAACGTGAGTACTTTTATACAGGACTACACGCCGTGAATTCTATATTTTCTGACACCATGATACTGTGTTCTTTTTAAGAATTGGAAAATTTATAATTAGGTTACTagtaaaacaaatgaagatTTCAAATTATTACTTTGAACTAAACGGAAATTAGAAAGAATCTTTCAAATAGGAAACCACCGTCGCATTTCAGCGTAACCACCATAGCTCTTCAGCGTAACCAATATCGCACTTCAGCGTTTATATCAACAAGTTAGCGTCTCAATGTCAACATCCAACTATAACGTTTTAACCAACGCACTTTCGCGtggaccatcgcacttcagcgtgaCCATCGCGGTTCGAAGTACCATCGCGGTTccgagtcctacatatataagCTACAACCTCTATCGTTTTTTACCCtattacatttttgtaacaaTCAACCCTGATAGTATTCTAGAAGCATTATCTCATTTCAAAAACAtcacaacatttttttgtaaacgagTGGTGGAGGAGCCTAAGTTATTTCTTATCTTCTTTCTAAAATACGAATCTAATGTCTTGAATGCTCTGGTTCTTAGCTAGAAGACATTGAATTAAAAGTTAAACCATGTATTGTTGTCCTTCTAATCTGTCTCTTCTAATCTGAGCTAACATTGTATGATGAAATAGAGGTGTACCATTATTATTTTGCAGATGTCACGTCTTGTCTTTTTCTTGATGTACAGTCTTCCTCTGGCATTGTTGTagttatttaaactttttatttttctttaaagctTCTTCCGTATAGCATGTATagaattcatatttttctgGATAAAATTGAATGTAAATGTCGTCCTAACATTAAGTAACCTTAAAGTTTTAGAACTCTGTGATATATTGTCTCGTTTTGTTCTTGAAAAGTACGAACCAaaaattggtttccattctctaacttcAGTTTGTATCATCCAAATGTTATAAAGCTTATACACAAAGGGACTACCAAATAAAACATGCCGAGTTCGGATTTGGGTGGCCTCATTTTTACCGTTTTAGAATAATCTCTGTCCAATAGACACATTCtacatttatctattttatatttctttcctattttttgcttttgtttgttaaagcgggacgaaagatatcaaagggacagtcaaactcataaatcgaaaaaaaaaatgacaatgccatggcttaaaatgaaatagactaacggacaaacaatagtataatgacacaacatagaaaattaaagaataaacaacacgaaccccaccaaaaactaggggtgatctcagatgctccgaaagggtaagcagatcttactccacatgtggcacccgtcgtcttgcttatgtgataacaaatgcGGTAACAGTAGTCTAATTCGAttgtcacattcatgaaagggaattGGATTGTAGTtccgacgtaaggaacatatccgatatcatttgttaaacggttattccataacggtcaaccaactcgtgatggcgtccgtaaaatttacgaagggatgatttcaacttcatcatttggaactcttggtttaatagcttccttgtgaggagcaaccctctatcaagaaaaccatgatagaaaatgcaagcacgggaatatcatatcaattgggagatatatacctcGTATACAGGTGCTGcaggaatgttgctacttagatatagcggaaagtagagttaaaagATATCGCTAACCTCTTATCTTGTAATATTGATTTGActtttcaactgttttgattCGAGTGTATTACGTAGACAATTCGAATTATATGCTTGACTATTTGTGACGTCTTTCTACCAAATCCGTTGGATTTGTACTGATTGATTATGATTATGTTTGGGGGACATGGTTTATTTATAATCTGTAACTGACTTTTAATCTATCTTTTAGTAACTTCATATGTTTTTGCttatttctatgttttatgTTAGTTGTTATTGTGTATCACACCGATCTTTTAGAAAAGCGAACTGCTACCGATTTTTactttgttcttattttgtgtCATGCGCGGatccaaaagggggggggggggttccgggggtttgaacccccctttttttggacgatcaatgcatttgaatgggacacgtaattggaacccccctcTGTCCTGGGTTAGAACCCCACCCCCCCTTttcaaatggctggatccgcccctgtatgTTGTTACACCGGTACCCTTGTCAAAGGTTAGGAAAGCTTTGAGTGTTCACAAACATGCTTAAACCCGCTATACTGATAAGATGCCTGACCTAAGTCTGGAgcatgtagttcagtggttgccgtATGTTCACgtctgtcatatttatttttcgtaaaATGTTTTCTGAGCAACTGTGCCGTTAGTTTCATCGTTTATCGTTTGAATCGTTTCACATGTCGCTGCCTTTTAAAGGCGATTATATTGTATGTTCTCATTTCTTCCGTGTGGTtgactttatttgatttcaactTGAATAACTGTCTAATTGAAAATTATGCCACATCTCGTTTTTGGATGTGTATCTTTGCTGAGTTAAGATAATATTTAACTTACGGATACTACAATCATGATGTCCAACAGACTACTGTTTAACTAGAAAAGTTGATTAAATGTATGTTGAAAGGGGGGGCGAAATATATCAAACGCAAACTAACATTTCCATGTCAAAGTTCCTAGGAATATAGTCTTCAAAGAGTATATACTGGTTgcttaaatttgatttttttgttttaattaccaAAATAATCGTTcgacacacacacacacatatttatacaatattagCGTTAACACGAGTTTATTTATTACAGACGAATCCTCTAGTACCCCTTCGCCTGTACAATCGGAGACTGATCAACAATCACCAGATCATGATATGTACGTGGAATTATCTGTAGATCTAAATAGTGACACTAGGCGTGGTGCAGCTGCTTACCAGACAATATGGGACTGACAGGAAAATACGATATTGATTCAAATGACAAAGGATCAAAATATTAGACAGACGTTACTGTTTGAATGTAAAGATGGGATTCTAAAGAtactataaataattattatatctAGATTGATATAAAAAGCAGATGAAGGTATCACTGAGTCGAGTACGATGTTCACACTCGAAAACAAGACGATTGAATTCAGATATGTCTTACAATCGAAAGATCAGAATTTGTCACTTAGTCTAGATGAGTCTGGTAACACTGACAAACAAGAGTACATTCGCCACTAAAAGCTGACATACCGGTAGTATGTAATATTGTGAATAGTTTTATACGCGATGAATGATTGTATATAAAGACTAGTTCAGCTTGGATCTCAGCAGAGGAATTGCAAATGTATGTTTTCTAAAAGATtcgtttattttgaaattaaaattgcatgAAAGTGTTGTCAATTATTTCTCAGTTTCTAAAGCATATTATCGACAACACAGTTTTTGTGTCAATTGGATTGAGActtcaaaaacaaatagttttcCGACGGATACTTATTAATATGTGCTCCATGAAGTCGACGTATGTGAAACAGAATTCATTCAGAATATtctaaaagaccaaaataaagGCATcatcttaaaataaaatctcttttggatatattgacaattttctGTCGCCCAATAacccaaaaattcaaaattgaccaTTGAACCTTGAaaaagaggtcaaggtcagatgagaCCTgccacacatacatgtacacctaacaATCACCCAATATAGTTCACATTTATCGTATTTGGATAAATTGCTTCGCTGAACGCAGCCTAagacgaccgcagaggtcgaaccctgaacagctGGAGCAAATTTGGACGCAATAGTCAtgcttgatactgtctgaatttgaattgtgatcaaatttttgacagtGGACGTTTCCGACAAAATAAATGTCAAGATCTAACAaatctattgcgcaatactgttcAATTAAAGATTCTtctagaattttatttttttaatttgaaatttgaaaaaaacccatttgaaccctttttagctcacctggccaaaagggccaagtgagcttttctcatcacttggcgtccggcgtctgtcgtccgtcgtcgtcgtcctgcgttaacttttacaaaaatcttctcctctgaaactactgggccaaatttaaccaaacttgtccacaatcatcattggggtatctagtttaaaaattgtgtccggtgaccccgccaactaaccaagatggccgccatggctataaatagaacataggggtaaaatgcagtttttggcttataactcaaaaaccaaagcatttagggcaaatctgacatgaggtaatattgttaatcaggttaagatctatctgccctgaaattttcagatgaatctgacattccgttgttaggttgctgcccctgaattggtaattttaaggaaattttgttgtttttggttattatcttgaatattattttagatagagataaactgtaaaaagcaataatgttcagcaaagtaagatctacaaaaaagtcaacatgaccaaaatgatcagttgatcactttaggagttattgccctttatagtcaatttttaaccatttttcgtaaatcttagtaatcttttagaaaaatcttcccCCCTGAAaatgctgggccaaattatttgaaacttggccacaatcatcattggggtatctagtttaaaaattgtgtccggtgacctggccatcaaaccaagaaggccgccacggctaaaaatagaacatgggggtaaaatgcagtttttggcttataactcaaaaaccaaataatttagagaaaatctgacatgaagtaaaattgttaatcaggtcaagatctatctgccctgaaattttcagatgaattggacaacctgtttttgggttgcggcccctgaattggtaattttaaggaaattttgctgtttttggttattatattgaatattattatagatataggtaaactgtaaacagcaataatgttcagcaaagtaagatctacaaataagtcagcatgaacgaaatggtcaattgacccctgtaggagttattgacctttgtagtcaattttcaatctgcttcctttgtttaatattcacatagaccaaggtgagcgacacaggctctttagagcctctagttgaaTCTCTCCTCTTAGCAATAAACCCCACTCTCAATCCCAGCCTTTCCTTTGAGGTATAGAACCTTGCAGTACACTTTCAGTGAGATCCATActcttaaacacaagttattgtctgtaaactagaccagaggctcttaagagcctgtgtcgctcaccttggtatatgtgaattaaacaaaggaagcagacagttcatgacaaaattgtgtttaggtgattgtaatgtgtttgtacatcttactttactgaacattcttgctgcttacaattatctctatctataatgaacttgtctgtGTAGTTTCagtagaaaatgttagtaaaaatttacaaattttaagaaaattgttaaaaattgattataaaggacaataacttcttagggggtcaattgaccattttggtaattttgacttatttttgagtcttaaattgctgtacattattgctgtttacagtttatctccatctataataatattcaagatattaacccaaaacagcaaaatttccttaaaattaccaatttaagggcagcaacctaacaacgagttgtccgattcttcttaaaatttcagggcagatagatcttgaacagataaacaattttacccattgtcagatttgatctaaatgctttggtttttaagtaataaccaaaaactgtatttaacctccatgttctatttttagccgtggcggccatcttggttggttggtcgggtaacaaaacacaatttttaaacaacatatatcaatgatgattgtggccaagtttggattaatttggcccggtagttacagaggagaagatttttgtaaaagatcgtggagatttacgaaaaatggttaaaaattgactataaagggcaataactccaaaaggggtcaactgaccatttttgtcatgttgacttatttgtaaatcttactttgctgaacattattgctgtttgcagttttatctccatctataataatattcaagataataaccaaaaacagtaaaatttccttaaaattaccaatttagggacagcaacccaacaatgggtggtctgattcatctaaaatttcagggcagatagatcttgaccagataaacaattttacccgatgtcagatttgctctaaatgctttggtttttgagttataagccaaaaactgcattttacccctatgttctatttttaaccatggcggccatcttggttgataagccgggtaacaaaacacaaattttaaactagatacatcaatgatgattgtggccaagtttggattaatttggcccggtagtttcagagaagatttttgtaaaagatcatggagatttatgaaaaaaggttaaaaatttactataaagggcaataactcctaaaggggtcaactgaccattttggtcctgttgacttatttgtaaatcttactttgctaaacattattgctgtttacagtttatctccttctataataatattcaagataataaccaaaaacagtaaaatttccttaaaattaccaatttaggggcagcaacccaacaatggtttgtctggttcatcttaaaatttcagggcagatagatcttgacctgataaacaattttaccccatgtcagatttgctctaaatgctttggtttttgagttataagccaaaaacgcattttaccccctatgttctatgtttagccatggcggccatcttggttggttggccgggtaacaaaacacaaattgtaaactagatacatcaatgatgattgtggccaagtttggattaatttggcccggtagtttcagagaagatttttgtaaaacatcattgagatttacgaaaaaaaggTTAACAATTTActtaaagagcaataactcctaaaggggtcaactgaccattttggtcatgttgacttatttgtaaatcttactttgctgaacattattgctgtttacagtttatctccatctataataatattcaagataataatcaaaaacagtaaaatttccttaaaattaccaatttaggggcagcaacccaacaatgggttgtctgattcatctacaaatttcagggcagatagatcttcaccagataaacaattttacttcatgtaagatttgctctaaatgctttagtttttgagttataagccaaaaactgcattttacccttatgttctatttttagccatggcagccatcttggttggttggctgggtaacaaaacacaaactttaaactagatacatcaataatgattgtggccaagtttggtttaatttggcccagtagtttcagaggagaagatttttgtaaaaattaacgacgacggacgccggaagacaagtgatgagaaaagctcacttggccttttggccaggtgagctaaaaaaatgatattttgcccattttggcccttaattcctaaattGATGGCACCATAACCGCTGAAatgaatccaaaccttctacttgtggtataatttcagagaacTAAAAATTGAAACCAGTCACTAAGCCAGGAATATTAGGTCAAGGATATGGACAtatgacagacggaaacttcTTGACACAAGGTATCTGCATTAAAGATATgtagcatccaggtcttctaccttctgaaTATAAAGCTTCATACAAATAGTTTTAGCCGCTGCCACCACCCCTCGATAGTAATACTTTAGTCATTCATGAAAGTGGTAGGCCAGAATAAACCATACTCAACCTGTCTCACCCTGGTTAGTCGTTAAAATCATTCTGTTAAACATTCAACTTATTTGAAAAAGTGGTCAGAAAGCCAAAAGTAATTGGGGCAGACTGACAGATTTCTATGACTTAAGGGGGTATTATAACTGGAGAATTTTTGTCACATATCGGggttttgttgatatttgataGGTGATCACTGAGTCTGAAAAGTTTTCCTCTATCTATTAAAAGATTTGCTTAAAACACGagagggttaaaaaaaatcctcatttATTATAAGGGCAATTCACTTATATATCGGCAAAATTTGACTTGCTAGTAGATCTTGCCTTGCAgataatttttgtgattttaagtGTCAAAAAGTTGTCtattaaaatgttcatcatATTAggcaaaatgcaaaaaaatgttaattattcTCATTAAAGTTCAACAAATAGTACTCCAATAAGGAGGTGTCGGACAATATCAACCATATTATCAGAATTGTATTTCTTGTCTTGCTGATTTTAATCTTTATCACTTTTCATTTTAGATGCAAggcaaaaacacaaaaaattggtaaaaatcaGCATCAAAGGGCAATGTCAAGGAGTCTACTGACAATTTCTACCAtactgacttatttgtaaaacttttcTTGTTGCTCATTTTTGCAATGTAAAATTTCTCcatcttttttaattatcaagattaaatgcaaaaaccaacaaaaaaaagactattttttgtcaattaagGGCAACTACTACAGTATAAAgttgtctgaaaattttcatgtATACAGACAACTAATTAACATAATAATTGACAAAACTTCTTTTTTACCCCATTGTTCCTATTTTTCAACCATGACAGCCATCTTGATTGGCAGGCTTGGTCATCAgaaatattttagaaacaaCATACCCCATTGATGATTGAGTCCAAAATCAGTAAAGTTTGACCAGGtaatttcagagaagatttttgtaaatgtaaattcACAAAACAATGAAGAGGGAAGatggatgccaagtgatgagaaagaTTCAGTCGAACCATtgtgccaggtgagctaaaaatatttgaaaaaacaaaatgaatgccAAAAAAAAGATAGATGATGTTGGACCAATGAAGTTTGACAGGTGTGCATGGTGGTTTGTCCACAGGATTGTGCATGCGTCTAGTGTGGTTAGAACCATAGGTTCTCTATCACCGCTGGCTAGCCTGCTTTTGCAGGTGAAAAGAAAGCCGAGTGAGTAAGTCTTTCTGCCAGTACATAGCCTCTGCATTATTCAAGACTTCTACAATGCCTCCTCGCGACAACACACGGTAACTAGGAGCTAGCATCCTAGGCATTATTGTAGAGGATCTCGGAGCAGCAAGGGCCCCAGAGATGCAGTGTGTAGGCCCACCGGCGTGTGGACATGCCCTAGCACTCATCAACCTTGCCCCAGCTATGAGTAAATAGCTGGTCAGATGAAGATCATAGCTCTGTTAAAGCAGTTCATCTAAGAGAAGGAAAACTCGATATAAAACCAATGGCAAGATGGGAGTCATAAGCTTTGGCTAGCGACTCATCTAGAGGAAGGAAACCTTGATGAATAAATCCCTGGCCCTCCTGGTAAGGGGGTTGTGCGCTGGGCTAGCTACTCAGCCACGGAAAGAAACTTATGCTACAGAAACAGAAACAAGGGAAAATCAATTAGTTCGGTGTAGACAGATGGAAACCTCTGCAGGAATGCAGCCTATGACGAGCGACAAGACTCCGAGAAACTCTATTCTGTCTCCTAAACAAACGTTAAAATTTGGTTGTTGGAATGTTAGAACTATGAACGAAACAAGCAGAACTGATCAAACAATTAAGGAAATGAAGAGATTCAAGCTTGACATACTGGGTGTTAGTGAATGCAGATGGACTGATTCaggaaaatttaaacataattcaGGTACAGACATTTATTATTCAGGACGTACAGATGGTAGACACCAGGAAGGAGTAGCTATTCTATTGAGTAAGAGAGCAAGCAAGTCTGTTGTAGAATGGATAGCaataaatgaaagaataataaaaatacgAATGAAGACCAGTTATGGACACATGACCGTTATCCAATGCTATGCCCCAACAAATGATTATACAGATAATGAGAAAGagattttttatgataaattaaatCAGATCATAATGGATACACCAAAGCATGATGTACTTACCATCATTGGAGATTTTAATGCAAAAGTAGGTTCAACTAACATAGGTTCAGAAGAAGTGATGGGAAAACATGGGCTTggagaaattaacaacaatggTGAAAGATTAGTGGAGATGTGTACTATGAACAATCTGATAATTGGGGGAACAATCtttgaacataaaaacatacataaaGCCACATGGGTGTCTCCAAATGGGAAAGTGAAAAACCAGATCGATCACATACTGATTAATAAGAAATGGAGGTCATCATTATTAGATGTGAAAGTGAAAAGAGGTGCAGATGTATACAGCGATCATCACCTAGTCATTGGAAAGATCAaactaaaattaagaaaaaataaatgcaaaacacCAAGCAAGATCATAGACTTTGGAAAACTTAAACAACCTGAAATACAACAAAACTTCAATATAGAACTGAAGAACAGATTGAGGTATTACAACTTGAAGAAAATGAGATTGACATAAACTCTAAATGGCAACATATGagtgaaatttatttaaaaacaagtgAAGACATCTTAGGTTACAAGAATAAAGAAAGAAAGGAATGGATATCTGAAAAAACCTGGGCTCTAATTTTGGAAAGAAaactgttaaaatcaaaaaccaaCCATGCAACAGGAGAACAACAAGAGAGAACAAAAGATCTATACAATAGTAAGGAAAAGGAAGTGAAAAAGAATGCTAAGGcagacaaaaaggcatacatagATAAGATTGCAGAAGAGGCTGAAAATGCATCTAAAGTTGGAGATATGAGAAAGCTatataacattacaaaacaGCTAAGTGGCAGAGTAAATACCAACAGTACTCACATCAAAGATAAAGATGGTCAGACAATATGCAAATTTGAGAAACAACTGGAAAGATGGAAAGAGCATTTTGAAGAGGTGTTGAATAGGCCTGAACCAGAAATCTCAGTTGACAGGACAGAGGAAGCTCCACCACCAATAGAAATAGAAATGGGACCCATAAAAGATGATGAGATCAAAGCAGCcattaaaaaacttaaaaacaacAAAGCTCCTGGGGTAGATGGCATACCAGCAGAAGTACTAAAATCAGACATAAATCTCAACGTGAACATCCTACGGGATTTGCTGAATGAAATATGGGAAAAAGAAATACTACCTACCCAGTGGAAAGATGGTATCATCATAAAACTACCAAAAAAAGGTAACCTTACAGATTGTAACAACTGGCGTGGAATTACTTTACTATCAGTGCCTGGTAAGATACTTTGTAGAATAATTTTAGAACGAATCAAAGACAAAATCGATACCATTCTACGGGAAGAA
It contains:
- the LOC134684553 gene encoding craniofacial development protein 2-like, with protein sequence MNKSLALLVRGLCAGLATQPRKETYATETETRENQLVRCRQMETSAGMQPMTSDKTPRNSILSPKQTLKFGCWNVRTMNETSRTDQTIKEMKRFKLDILGVSECRWTDSGKFKHNSGTDIYYSGRTDGRHQEGVAILLSKRASKSVVEWIAINERIIKIRMKTSYGHMTVIQCYAPTNDYTDNEKEIFYDKLNQIIMDTPKHDVLTIIGDFNAKVGSTNIGSEEVMGKHGLGEINNNGERLVEMCTMNNLIIGGTIFEHKNIHKATWVSPNGKVKNQIDHILINKKWRSSLLDVKVKRGADVYSDHHLVIGKIKLKLRKNKCKTPSKIIDFGKLKQPEIQQNFNIELKNRLRYYNLKKMRLT